In Pecten maximus unplaced genomic scaffold, xPecMax1.1, whole genome shotgun sequence, the following are encoded in one genomic region:
- the LOC117320489 gene encoding uncharacterized protein LOC117320489, whose translation MATKLLLLACIWIGCVTLVKGQIGAPTAGPFNFDITTAFASVIGALVAQNQIDTDINTLQSPPTRTSTLANEANGCPANWHLYNGFCYVVTTFAKELFDYK comes from the exons ATGGCGACCAAGCTACTGCTGTTGGCGTGTATTTGGATCGGCTGTGTAACCTTGGTAAAAGGACAAATAGGAGCACCGACTGCAG GGCCGTTCAATTTCGATATCACGACAGCTTTCGCGTCCGTTATCGGTGCACTGGTGGCACAAAATCAAATTGACACCGACATCAATACACTCCAGTCCC CACCGACCAGGACCTCTACATTAGCAAATGAAGCCAACGGCTGTCCAGCCAACTGGCACTTGTACAATGGCTTCTGTTATGTAGTGACCACCTTCGCCAAGGAATTATTTGACTACAAGG